Proteins from one Setaria italica strain Yugu1 chromosome V, Setaria_italica_v2.0, whole genome shotgun sequence genomic window:
- the LOC101754495 gene encoding callose synthase 7 — protein sequence MAAMEAGASTSAGALPRRRRDALALTLASRRLPVGAADAGERVPGAVAPEVMPFVRAADEVEPLNPRVAFLCRRYAFKKVQRMDPSSTQRGVRQFKTYMSIKLDQDDTQVLGNDASEIQQFYKKYCASMSQISEKRNFEEMARYYQVASALYEVLRDVTDNKVDPQVIRCAEMIEEKGRHFKNYKYNIIPLNFPGSSEAIVELPEIRGAIDAISVIDGLPMPHMSSVHRQGDKIIHDLLDWLSLAFGFQKSNVENQRENMVLLLANISTRTAAQEGHPLVDTVNELWEKITGNYKSWCRYLHVSNNIMISHDVAEHKKQQLKLLHIGLYLLIWGEASNVRFMPECLCYIFHHMAKQLHDMVDGNYFQPPPGFEEEGSFLENVIEPIFKVLQKEAQKSRGGTAGHSAWRNYDDLNELFWSEKCFTKLKWPWDLTSDFFYQGRGTARKPKTNFVEVRTFLHIFRSFNRMWIFFILAFQAMLIVSWSSSGSLSGITDGTVFRNVLSIFMTAALLNFITVTLDILLTVQAWGSMEWTKIVRYLLKFIVAIAWMVILPVTYSSSIKYPSGAGKILNSWIGNWYNQSVYNVAIVIYMIPNILAALFFLLPQIQNFMERSNSRVFVLLMWWIQPRLYVGRAMHEDILSILKYVFFWAVLLISKLAFSFYVEISPLIDPTKFILGQQVGNYEWHQIFPFLPRNLGVVITIWAPIVLVYFMDIQIWYAIFSTVFGGVSGALSHVGEIRTLGMFRVRFKSMPEAFSKCIAAKQREQALNQGSFFCVWNSFINSLREEDLISDREKHILMAPSSSINLSVTQWPPFLVASKVPAALHMAMNSKEGDEHELIEKVKLDRDRYNAVIECYESLMIILNNLLLDSNDRNIVNEIDRKVTYSMTNKTFLEDFEMIEIGKVSATLAKLLQLLKSEPINGADERKIVNALQDFMEITTRDFMKDGQSILKDENERKQSFTNLNMDMVKDDFWREKFVRLHLLLTMKDSAMDVPTNLDARRRITFFANSLFMRMPRAPHVHDMISFSVLTPYYNEEVLYSSYELNRKNEDGISILFYLQKIYPDEWNNFLQRIGVDPDDEAAVKGRMDDIRLWASYRGQTLARTVRGMMYYRRALELQCYEDMINDEANFGGEEAARSKAIADIKFTYVVSCQLYGVHKASKDSREKGLYENILNLMLTYPALRIAYIDEKEVQLPNGKIGKQYYSVLVKGDDEEIYRIRLPGKPTDVGEGKPNNQNHAIIFTRGEALQAIDMNQDNYLEEAFKMRNLLEEFLITHGKSKPTILGVREHIFTGSVSSLAWFMSNQETSFVTIGQRVLANPLKVRFHYGHPDVFDRLFHLTRGGISKASKVINLSEDIFAGFNSTLRRGNVTHHEYIQLGKGRDVGMNQISNFEAKVANGNGEQTLCRDIYRLGHRFDFFRMLSLYFTTVGFYFNSMVAVLTVYVFLYGRLYLVLSGLERSILQDPNIQNIKPFENALATQSVFQLGMLLVLPMMMEVGLEKGFGRALAEFVIMQLQLAPVFFTFHLGTKTHYYGRTILHGGAKYRATGRGFVVRHAKYAENYRMYSRSHFVKALELLILLVVYLAYGSSYRSSSLYLYVTVSIWFLVFCWLFAPFVFNPSCFEWHKTVDDWMDWWKWMGNRGGIGLAPEQSWEAWWMSEHDHLKNATIRSLLLEFILSLRFLIYQYGIVYHLHIVHENKSFMIYALSWLVIAVALVSLKVVSMGREKFVTRFQLVFRILKGIVFIVLIGLLVLLFVGFDLAIADVGASILAFIPTGWFILLIAQLCGPLFRRLIIEPLHTLCCPYGTGGACRGPCCAKFRQRTGAGLRKMGPWDSIQEMARMYEYTMGLLIFLPIAVLSWFPFVSEFQTRLLFNQAFSRGLQISRILAGQNGSGTKRD from the exons AtggcggcgatggaggcgggGGCGTCGACGTCGGCGGGAGCGCTGCCGAGACGGAGGCGGGACGCGCTGGCGCTGACGCTGGCGTCGCGGAGGCTGCCGGTGGGAGCGGCGGACGCCGGGGAGCGGGTGCCGGGGGCCGTCGCGCCCGAGGTCATGCCCTTCGTGCGCGCCGCGGACGAGGTCGAGCCGCTCAACCCGCGCGTCGCATTCCTTT GTCGTAGATATGCCTTCAAGAAAGTACAAAGAATGGATCCATCATCAACCCAACGTGGTGTTCGTCAGTTCAAAACATACATGTCAATTAAGCTGGACCAA GATGACACACAAGTTCTGGGCAATGATGCAAGCGAGATACAACAGTTCTATAAGAAGTACTGTGCTAGTATGAGTCAAATTTCAGAAAAGAGGAACTT CGAGGAGATGGCTAGATATTACCAAGTGGCCTCTGCTCTTTATGAAGTGTTAAGGGATGTAACGGATAACAAAGTTGATCCCCAG GTGATAAGGTGTGCGGAAATGATCGAGGAAAAGGGTCGTCATTTCAAGAACTACAAGTACAACATTATTCCCCTCAATTTCCCTGGTTCTTCTGAGGCAATTGTGGAACTTCCGGAG ATAAGAGGTGCTATTGATGCAATAAGTGTCATAGATGGTCTTCCAATGCCACACATGTCTTCTGTGCATAGGCAGGGGGATAAAATTATCCATGATTTACTTGACTGGCTTTCACTAGCGTTTGGATTTCAG AAATCTAATGTAGAAAATCAAAGAGAAAACATGGTTTTGCTTCTTGCAAATATTAGTACAAGAACTGCTGCACAGGAAGGGCATCCTTTG GTTGACACTGTGAACGAATTATGGGAAAAGATTACTGGAAACTACAAATCATGGTGTCGCTATTTGCACGTTAGTAACAATATCAT GATCAGTCATGATGTTGCAGAACATAAGAAGCAACAGCTGAAGCTTCTTCACATTGGATTGTATCTTCTTATCTGGGGTGAGGCTTCAAATGTTCGGTTTATGCCTGAGTGCCTGTGCTACATATTCCACCAT ATGGCAAAACAGTTGCATGACATGGTTGATGGAAATTATTTTCAACCACCACCAGGGTTTGAGGAAGAGGGATCATTTCTGGAAAATGTCATTGAACCTATCTTTAAGGTCCTGCAGAAA GAAGCACAAAAAAGTAGAGGAGGTACAGCGGGCCACTCAGCTTGGAGAAATTATGACGACCTGAATGAACTGTTTTG GTCGGAGAAATGTTTTACTAAGCTGAAGTGGCCATGGGATCTCACATCAGATTTCTTTTATCAAGGG CGTGGTACAGCAAGAAAGCCCAAAACAAATTTTGTCGAAGTACGCACATTTCTGCACATATTTAGAAGTTTTAACCGGATGTGGATATTTTTCATACTTGCTTTCCAG GCAATGCTCATAGTTTCATGGAGTTCTTCTGGATCTCTTTCTGGAATTACTGATGGAACTGTTTTCAGAAATGTCTTAAGTATCTTCATGACAGCAGCTCTGCTCAACTTCATAACAG TAACTCTTGATATACTGCTTACTGTACAAGCATGGGGAAGTATGGAGTGGACAAAGATAGTCAGATATCTACTAAAGTTCATTGTGGCCATTGCTTGGATGGTTATTCTTCCAGTGACATATTCTAGTTCCATCAAGTACCCCTCTGGTGCTGGCAAAATCCTAAATAGTTGGATTGGGAATTGGTATAACCAGTCAGTTTACAACGTTGCGATCGTCATATATATGATCCCAAATATTCTTGCTGCCCTGTTTTTCTTGTTGCCACAAATTCAGAATTTCATGGAGCGCTCAAATTCGCGAGTATTTGTTCTTCTGATGTGGTGGATTCAG CCACGATTGTATGTTGGACGTGCGATGCATGAAGATATCTTGTCAATACTTAA GTATGTCTTCTTTTGGGCTGTGTTGCTCATCTCCAAGCTTGCATTCAGTTTCTATGTTGAG ATATCCCCATTGATTGATCCAACAAAGTTCATTCTTGGCCAACAAGTTGGGAACTATGAGTGGCATCAAATTTTCCCTTTCT TGCCACGCAACCTAGGTGTTGTCATTACCATATGGGCACCAATTGTCTTG GTGTACTTTATGGACATACAAATTTGGTATGCCATTTTTTCCACAGTCTTCGGAGGAGTTTCAGGTGCCCTCAGTCATGTGGGCGAG ATACGGACCCTTGGCATGTTCAGGGTCAGGTTCAAATCAATGCCAGAAGCTTTCAGTAAATGTATTGCTGCAAAACAGAGAGAG CAAGCACTTAACCAGGGGAGTTTCTTTTGTGTTTGGAATTCATTCATCAATTCCTTACGAGAGGAAGACTTAATCAGCGATAG AGAGAAGCACATATTGATGGCTCCATCATCTTCAATCAATTTATCTGTCACTCAGTGGCCACCATTCCTCGTTGCTAGCAAG GTACCCGCAGCTCTTCATATGGCCATGAACTCCAAAGAAGGGGATGAGCATGAGCTAATTGAAAAAGTCAAACTAGATCGAGACAGATATAATGCAGTTATAGAATGCTACGAATCCTTGATGATTATACTTAATAATCTTCTACTAGATTCTAATGATCGGAA TATTGTCAATGAAATTGATAGGAAGGTGACTTATAGCATGACTAATAAAACATTCCTGGAAGACTTTGAAATGATAGAAATCGGGAAAGTAAGTGCTACATTGGCAAAATTATTACAGCTGCTG AAGAGTGAACCTATTAATGGAGCTGACGAGAGGAAAATTGTTAATGCCTTGCAAGATTTTATGGAAATCACAACACGTGACTTCATGAAAGATGGACAGAG CATTTTGAAAGATGAGAATGAGAGGAAACAAAGTTTCACGAATCTGAATATGGATATGGTAAAGGATGACTTTTGGAGGGAGAAG TTTGTGCGGCTGCATTTATTGTTGACTATGAAGGATTCTGCAATGGATGTACCAACAAACTTGGATGCTCGACGGAGGATCACCTTCTTTGCAAACTCACTTTTTATGAGAATGCCGAGAGCACCTCATGTGCATGACATGATTTCATTTAG TGTTCTGACTCCATACTACAACGAAGAAGTACTCTATTCATCTTATGAATTAAATAGGAAGAATGAAGATGGTATCTCAATTTTGTTCTACCTGCAAAAGATCTATCCAG ATGAATGGAACAACTTTCTACAACGTATTGGAGTTGACCCAGATGATGAAGCAGCAGTTAAAGGCCGCATGGATGATATTCGTTTATGGGCATCTTACCGTGGTCAAACACTTGCCAGAACTG TGAGGGGAATGATGTACTATAGACGAGCTCTTGAACTACAATGCTATGAGGATATGATTAATGACGAAG CTAATTTTGGTGGAGAGGAAGCCGCGAGGTCCAAGGCTATTGCTGATATCAAGTTCACTTATGTTGTCTCCTGTCAACTCTATGGTGTGCACAAGGCATCCAAGGATTCCCGGGAAAAAGGTCTCTACGAGAATATCTTAAACCTCATGCTGAC GTATCCAGCCTTGCGCATTGCTTACATTGATGAGAAGGAAGTACAGTTACCAAATGGTAAAATAGGGAAACAGTATTACTCTGTTCTTGTGAAAGGTGATGATGAG GAAATTTACCGGATAAGGCTTCCTGGTAAACCAACAGATGTTGGAGAGGGCAAGCCTAATAATCAAAATCATGCCATAATATTCACAAGAGGTGAAGCACTTCAAGCAATTGACATGAACCAG GATAACTACCTTGAGGAAGCATTTAAAATGAGAAATCTCTTGGAAGAGTTCCTTATTACACATGGAAAGTCAAAGCCCACCATATTGGGTGTTCGAGAGCATATATTTACAGGAAG TGTTTCATCCCTTGCCTGGTTTATGTCCAACCAAGAGACCAGCTTCGTCACTATTGGACAACGTGTTCTTGCCAACCCGCTTAA GGTACGATTCCACTATGGGCACCCTGATGTTTTTGATAGACTCTTTCACctcacaaggggtggcataagCAAGGCATCAAAGGTTATCAACCTTAGTGAAGATATCTTTGCAG GGTTCAACTCAACTCTGCGTCGAGGAAATGTCACACATCATGAATACATACAGTTGGGCAAAGGGCGTGATGTTGGAATGAACCAAATATCCAATTTTGAGGCTAAGGTGGCAAATGGAAATGGTGAACAGACACTATGTCGTGATATATATCGACTAGGACACAGATTTGATTTCTTTAGGATGCTATCTCTGTACTTCACCACAGTGGGCTTCTACTTCAATAGCATG GTGGCTGTTCTCACAGTGTATGTATTTTTATATGGGAGGTTATACCTTGTTTTGAGTGGCTTAGAAAGGTCAATACTCCAAGATCCAAATATTCAAAACATCAAACCGTTTGAAAATGCACTTGCCACTCAATCTGTATTCCAACTTGGGATGTTACTCGTCCTCCCAATGATGATGGAGGTTGGCCTGGAGAAAGGATTTGGTAGAGCACTGGCAGAGTTTGTAATTATGCAACTTCAGTTAGCTCCTGTGTTCTTCACTTTTCATCTTGGAACAAAGACTCACTACTATGGTAGGACAATACTTCATGGTGGAGCTAAGTATAGAGCTACAGGAAGAGGGTTTGTTGTGCGCCATGCAAAGTATGCTGAGAATTATCGGATGTACTCCCGGAGCCACTTTGTGAAAGCATTGGAGCTGCTTATCCTTTTGGTTGTTTATCTAGCATATGGTAGTTCCTACAGAAGCTCCAGTTTGTATCTGTACGTCACAGTTTCCATATGGTTCCTTGTTTTCTGTTGGCTGTTTGCACCTTTTGTCTTCAACCCATCCTGCTTTGAGTGGCACAAGACTGTTGACGACTGGATGGACTGGTGGAAGTGGATGGGCAATAGAGGTGGTATTGGCCTAGCACCTGAGCAAAGTTGGGAGGCTTGGTGGATGAGTGAACATGACCACCTGAAGAATGCAACAATACGTAGCTTGCTCTTGGAGTTCATCCTCTCCCTCCGGTTCTTGATCTATCAATATGGTATTGTTTACCACTTGCACATAGTGCACGAGAACAAAAGCTTCATG ATATATGCACTGTCATGGCTGGTTATAGCAGTCGCTCTTGTGTCACTAAAG GTTGTTTCAATGGGAAGAGAGAAGTTTGTTACAAGGTTTCAACTTGTGTTCCGCATCCTCAAGGGCATTGTCTTCATTGTTCTCATCGGTTTGCTTGTCCTTCTATTTGTTGGATTTGATCTAGCTATCGCAGATGTTGGTGCCAGTATCTTGGCCTTCATCCCCACTGGCTGGTTTATTCTTCTG ATTGCGCAACTATGTGGACCATTGTTCCGGAGGTTGATCATAGAGCCACTTCACACGCTATGTTGCCCTTATGGCACTGGTGGGGCGTGCAGAGGTCCTTGCTGTGCCAAGTTCAGGCAGAGGACTGGAGCCGGCCTCCGGAAGATGGGGCCATGGGACTCGATACAGGAGATGGCGAGGATGTACGAGTACACCATGGGGCTCCTCATCTTCCTGCCCATCGCCGTGCTGTCATGGTTTCCCTTCGTCTCCGAGTTCCAGACGAGGCTGCTCTTCAACCAGGCCTTCAGCCGGGGGCTGCAGATCTCGAGGATTCTCGCTGGCCAGAACGGGAGCGGTACAAAGCGCGACTGA